One window of the Emticicia oligotrophica DSM 17448 genome contains the following:
- a CDS encoding recombinase family protein: MNYVAYYRVSTKKQGMSGLGLDAQKQTAKFFLKENDCIVREFIEIESGKNNQREQLDEAIKFARNNRHTLLVAKLDRLSRNVSFIFALRDSGVDFVCADIPDANTLTIGIFATIAQHEREIISRRTKDALKAKKQKGFQLGSPQNLTPLARTQAVKSIKEKALNDQQWKTALLHIRLQIFELKSRGEKVTYLGLSRHLNENCIETRNFCRFHAEQIKRIMLRNGISK, from the coding sequence ATGAATTACGTTGCCTATTATAGAGTAAGCACAAAAAAGCAGGGGATGAGTGGTTTAGGTTTAGATGCTCAGAAACAAACAGCTAAATTTTTTTTAAAAGAGAATGATTGTATTGTTAGAGAGTTTATAGAAATTGAAAGTGGAAAAAACAACCAGCGAGAACAATTAGATGAAGCTATCAAGTTTGCCCGCAATAATAGACACACCTTATTGGTTGCAAAACTCGACCGACTCAGTAGAAATGTGTCGTTTATCTTTGCACTGCGTGATAGTGGCGTTGATTTTGTATGTGCTGATATTCCAGATGCGAATACGCTAACTATTGGGATATTTGCTACCATTGCCCAGCACGAACGAGAAATTATTAGTCGGCGAACAAAAGATGCCCTTAAAGCAAAAAAACAAAAAGGCTTTCAGCTTGGCTCTCCACAAAATCTAACTCCACTGGCAAGAACGCAGGCAGTAAAATCAATCAAAGAAAAAGCACTCAATGACCAACAATGGAAAACAGCATTATTGCATATACGCCTACAAATATTTGAATTAAAAAGCAGAGGAGAAAAGGTAACATATTTGGGGTTAAGCCGTCATTTAAATGAAAATTGCATAGAAACCCGTAATTTTTGTCGTTTTCATGCCGAGCAAATCAAAAGAATTATGTTGCGAAATGGGATAAGTAAGTAG
- a CDS encoding HsdM family class I SAM-dependent methyltransferase: protein MTQQQIKQLEKELWDAADELRANSKLTAAEYKDPVLGLVLLRFAQNKFEEATKIVEQNIPETPRGKRAATPDDYTAAGAMFIPEKAKYDYLANLPEAEDIATKINDAMRLIEEINPSLAGNLPRNYQDFEPSLLQSLVRTFNKDAVKKASGDVFGRIYEYFLMKFSMQGAGAQEGGEFFTPPSLVQLIVNFIEPMQGIIHDPACGSGGMFVQTGYFVKSHTNTEVNEAIKVYGTEQKSNNTKLAKINLAIHGIEGEIKEANSFYADPHDLYEKCDFVMANPPFNVSKIDMDKEFVKLDRRLPWKTPKADNGNYLWVQYFYSYLKPNKGRAGFVMASSATDAGHSEAQIRAKLIDTGHVDCVVSVSNNFFYTRSLPCHVWFLDKGKKAPNGNAPQNDHNHVLMIDARNVYRKVSTTINDFSYGQLVNLSAIKDLYRQKPAAIAEAIAQHRAFIAENLGETIGFYDILLERLKHELGKIPDYEAPKLEFSELAEAQSLFDALLKPAEDARERVRTLQDKISTLEKQIAERPDDQKVLRKTIAEYRSQIMALNRPLNVFADATATFFELAKQAIKDWQQLLEWFPAGEYRDVDGLCRIVPIDELKANDYSLTPGRYVGVSQSTDKGFDYKTRMTEIQTEFGDLNTEAVGLAALIEDNLRQLVK, encoded by the coding sequence ATGACCCAACAACAAATCAAGCAACTCGAAAAAGAACTCTGGGATGCTGCCGATGAGCTTCGAGCCAATTCTAAACTAACCGCTGCCGAATACAAAGACCCCGTGCTGGGTTTGGTCTTATTGAGGTTTGCCCAAAACAAATTTGAGGAAGCCACCAAAATTGTAGAGCAAAACATTCCTGAAACTCCAAGAGGAAAACGTGCTGCCACACCCGACGATTATACGGCGGCTGGGGCAATGTTTATTCCTGAAAAAGCAAAATATGATTATTTGGCAAATCTGCCCGAAGCCGAAGACATTGCCACCAAAATAAACGACGCCATGCGGCTAATCGAAGAGATAAACCCTTCGTTGGCTGGTAATTTACCCCGAAACTACCAAGATTTTGAGCCTTCGTTGTTGCAATCGCTCGTCAGGACTTTCAATAAAGATGCCGTAAAAAAAGCATCGGGCGATGTTTTCGGGCGAATTTACGAGTATTTTCTCATGAAATTTTCGATGCAAGGAGCTGGGGCCCAAGAGGGTGGCGAGTTTTTTACGCCCCCATCGTTGGTGCAGCTCATTGTCAATTTTATTGAGCCTATGCAGGGCATCATCCATGACCCTGCCTGTGGTTCAGGCGGAATGTTTGTGCAAACTGGCTATTTTGTGAAAAGCCACACCAACACCGAAGTAAACGAAGCCATCAAAGTATATGGCACGGAGCAGAAATCGAATAATACGAAGTTGGCAAAAATCAACTTGGCGATTCATGGCATTGAGGGCGAAATAAAAGAAGCCAATAGCTTCTATGCCGACCCACACGACCTTTACGAAAAGTGCGATTTTGTGATGGCAAATCCACCGTTCAATGTCAGTAAGATTGATATGGACAAAGAGTTTGTGAAACTCGACCGCCGTTTGCCGTGGAAAACCCCAAAAGCCGATAACGGGAATTATCTTTGGGTGCAGTATTTTTATAGCTACCTAAAACCCAACAAAGGGCGAGCGGGGTTTGTGATGGCAAGCTCGGCGACTGATGCGGGGCATTCGGAGGCACAAATCAGAGCCAAACTCATTGATACTGGGCATGTTGATTGTGTGGTTTCGGTCAGTAATAACTTCTTTTATACTCGCTCGTTGCCGTGCCACGTTTGGTTTTTGGATAAAGGCAAAAAAGCCCCAAACGGCAACGCTCCCCAAAACGACCATAATCATGTGCTGATGATTGATGCCCGCAATGTGTATCGGAAAGTAAGCACAACCATCAACGATTTTAGTTATGGGCAGTTGGTCAATCTGTCGGCTATCAAAGATTTGTACCGACAAAAACCAGCCGCCATCGCCGAAGCAATTGCCCAACACCGTGCGTTTATTGCCGAAAACTTAGGCGAAACCATCGGTTTTTATGACATTCTGCTCGAAAGACTCAAACACGAGCTTGGCAAAATACCTGATTATGAAGCTCCAAAATTAGAATTTTCGGAGCTTGCGGAAGCCCAAAGTTTGTTTGATGCCTTGCTGAAACCTGCCGAAGATGCCCGTGAACGGGTAAGAACGCTGCAAGATAAAATCTCGACGCTCGAAAAACAGATTGCCGAACGCCCCGACGACCAAAAGGTTTTACGCAAAACCATTGCCGAATACCGTAGCCAAATAATGGCTCTCAACAGGCCACTCAATGTATTTGCCGATGCCACCGCTACGTTTTTTGAGCTTGCTAAACAAGCCATAAAAGATTGGCAACAACTATTGGAATGGTTTCCTGCGGGCGAATACCGTGATGTGGACGGACTCTGCCGAATTGTGCCGATTGATGAACTAAAAGCCAACGATTATAGCCTCACACCGGGCCGATATGTGGGCGTGAGCCAAAGCACCGACAAAGGTTTTGATTATAAAACCCGCATGACCGAAATACAAACCGAATTTGGCGACCTAAACACCGAAGCCGTGGGCTTGGCGGCATTGATTGAAGATAATTTGAGGCAATTAGTAAAGTAA
- a CDS encoding DUF2235 domain-containing protein — MPKNIVICCDGTDNKLTIRNNTNVIHLYSCLKLDEQQIGYYNPGVGTIAPDGISTWLARKWYRFVDLISASSLHTNVKDAYQYLMNEYEEGDKIYLFGFSRGAYTVRMLSGLLEMFGLLHKGNAHHLRHVLDVYAKGDKMFEIASLFRTRFSRKIAIEFIGIWDTVVSVGGLINFYKSFPYSRSLGIAKTVRHAVGIDERRKHYYYYEVSAEHHDCEEVFFAGVHSDVGGSYEEEGLSKITLEWMLGEASHCGLQLDKKKVNKYVFGIGSNYQKPDFKQAIHNSLTFIFKLADFIPRPRYSKTNLFNLKIDFRLWPLRFIAPQSKIHQSVKDKIGLGNYQPQNLTNLNDKVVIQNKPIIF; from the coding sequence ATGCCAAAAAATATTGTAATCTGCTGTGATGGAACAGATAATAAACTGACCATCAGAAATAACACAAACGTGATACACTTGTATAGTTGCCTAAAACTTGATGAGCAACAAATAGGCTATTATAACCCTGGTGTTGGTACAATTGCCCCCGATGGCATAAGCACTTGGCTTGCCCGAAAATGGTATCGGTTCGTAGATTTGATTTCGGCATCGAGTTTACACACAAACGTTAAAGATGCGTATCAGTATTTGATGAACGAATATGAAGAAGGAGATAAAATTTATTTGTTTGGGTTTAGCCGAGGAGCATATACCGTAAGGATGCTCAGTGGTTTGCTTGAAATGTTTGGTTTACTGCATAAAGGGAACGCCCATCACCTACGCCATGTATTAGATGTTTATGCCAAAGGCGATAAAATGTTTGAGATAGCAAGTTTGTTTAGAACACGTTTTTCGAGAAAAATAGCCATTGAGTTTATCGGAATTTGGGATACTGTTGTATCGGTTGGAGGTTTGATAAATTTTTATAAATCGTTTCCATATTCGAGAAGTTTAGGTATTGCCAAAACCGTAAGGCATGCCGTAGGAATTGACGAACGCCGAAAGCATTATTATTATTATGAAGTATCAGCCGAACACCATGATTGTGAGGAAGTGTTTTTTGCTGGGGTGCATTCAGATGTTGGTGGTTCTTATGAAGAAGAAGGTTTATCGAAAATTACACTTGAGTGGATGCTCGGTGAAGCATCGCATTGTGGATTACAACTTGATAAAAAGAAAGTAAACAAATATGTTTTTGGAATTGGCTCTAATTATCAAAAACCTGATTTCAAGCAAGCCATTCATAACTCCTTGACATTTATTTTCAAATTAGCCGATTTTATTCCCCGTCCTCGATATAGCAAGACGAACCTTTTTAACTTGAAAATAGATTTTAGGCTTTGGCCGCTCAGATTTATTGCTCCACAATCTAAAATACATCAATCAGTTAAAGATAAAATTGGTTTAGGTAACTATCAGCCCCAAAACCTCACGAACCTAAATGATAAAGTTGTTATACAAAACAAACCGATAATTTTTTAA
- a CDS encoding restriction endonuclease subunit S, which translates to MNTAWKKIKLGDLLTIKHGWAFKGEYFCSEGELILLTPGNFHEEGGFKIQIGKEKFYSGAFPKEYLLKKDDLIIAMTEQGAGLLGSPAIVPQNDRFLHNQRLGLLQIDHQKAITKYIYYLFFTKEVRNSIFSTATGTKVRHTAPKRIYNIEINLPPLETQTRIANILSAYDDLIENNLRRIKLLEEMAELTYREWFANFKIGGKPLEIDKNTGLPLGWERRSLTLLGEFLNGYAFKPEDWEESGFPIIKIKELKGGISNDTPRNNGSKIPSKFIVKSGDILFSWSASLEVVVWQGETGLLNQHLFKVTPFSKIPKSLLFLALKDSLNIFNNLSTGATMKHIKRKELDFVEIPIPQQDILNQFDNVISPIIKQTLNLSHQNRLLKESRDILLPRLMSGKIGV; encoded by the coding sequence ATGAATACAGCGTGGAAAAAAATAAAATTAGGCGACCTTTTAACGATTAAACACGGCTGGGCGTTTAAAGGAGAATATTTTTGTTCAGAAGGAGAACTCATACTTTTAACTCCTGGCAATTTTCACGAAGAAGGCGGTTTTAAAATACAAATTGGTAAAGAAAAGTTTTATTCTGGTGCTTTTCCAAAAGAGTATTTGTTAAAAAAAGATGATTTGATTATTGCAATGACGGAACAGGGTGCGGGACTTTTGGGCAGTCCTGCTATCGTACCTCAAAATGATAGATTTTTACATAATCAAAGATTAGGATTACTTCAAATTGACCATCAAAAAGCTATAACAAAATATATTTACTATCTTTTTTTTACAAAAGAAGTAAGAAATTCCATTTTTTCAACTGCAACAGGTACTAAAGTTCGACACACTGCACCCAAAAGAATTTATAATATTGAAATCAATCTTCCTCCCCTTGAAACCCAAACACGAATTGCCAATATTTTATCGGCTTATGATGATTTGATTGAAAACAACCTCCGCCGCATAAAACTGCTCGAAGAAATGGCAGAACTTACTTACCGTGAGTGGTTCGCAAATTTCAAGATTGGTGGCAAACCCCTCGAAATTGATAAAAATACTGGTCTGCCGTTGGGTTGGGAAAGGAGGAGTTTAACACTTTTAGGTGAGTTTTTGAACGGTTATGCTTTTAAACCAGAAGATTGGGAAGAAAGTGGTTTTCCGATTATCAAGATAAAGGAATTGAAAGGAGGAATAAGCAACGATACTCCAAGAAATAATGGTTCTAAAATTCCCTCAAAATTTATAGTCAAGAGTGGAGATATTTTATTCTCATGGTCGGCATCGTTAGAAGTTGTGGTATGGCAAGGAGAAACTGGACTTTTAAATCAACATCTTTTTAAGGTTACTCCATTTTCAAAAATACCAAAAAGTCTGCTTTTTCTTGCATTAAAAGACTCATTGAATATTTTCAATAATCTTTCAACAGGGGCAACAATGAAGCATATAAAAAGAAAAGAATTAGATTTTGTTGAAATCCCAATCCCTCAACAAGATATTCTAAATCAGTTCGACAATGTAATCAGTCCAATAATAAAACAAACTTTAAACCTTTCTCACCAAAACCGTTTATTAAAAGAGAGCCGAGATATACTATTGCCGAGGCTAATGAGTGGCAAGATTGGGGTTTAG
- a CDS encoding ATP-binding protein: MVFKIEFLKFNMTKENQNTEWKESWRDEYIKWICGFANAQGGTLYIGVNDNGIVSGVDEAEKLLEDIPNKVRDVLGIMVDVNLLSEDNLQYLEIIVEPYPYPINYKGQYHFRSGSTKQELKGLALNKFLLEKTGKHWDSIPMPHLKIKDLNVRAFDDFRKRATKSKRVEDDILNESDETLLIHLNLIDENQLKRAALLLFHERPERYITGAYVKIGFFANPAEILYQDEVHGTLMQQVDKTMDLLLSKYMSAMISYEGIYRVETYPYPEKALREAVLNAIAHKDYSSGSPIQIKVFPDALYIWNDGELPPNWTLERFVSTHTSKPRNPDVSNTFFRAGMVESWGRGISRILQECTLAGVPQPYFDLEMGGVDVRFSPRIAQSVSEKMSEETTVKTTVKSGLKSTVKTLELIKENPLITIPELAVALNKSKSAIEKQIAKLKENQQLERIGPDKGGYWQIKN, from the coding sequence GTGGTGTTCAAAATTGAATTTTTAAAGTTTAATATGACAAAAGAAAACCAAAATACAGAGTGGAAGGAATCTTGGCGTGATGAATATATCAAATGGATTTGTGGTTTTGCTAATGCACAGGGTGGTACATTGTATATTGGTGTCAACGATAATGGTATTGTAAGTGGCGTTGATGAAGCCGAGAAATTACTGGAGGATATTCCGAATAAAGTGCGTGATGTTTTGGGAATAATGGTCGATGTAAACCTACTTTCTGAAGATAATTTACAGTATTTAGAAATCATTGTTGAGCCATATCCTTATCCAATAAATTATAAAGGTCAGTATCATTTTCGGAGTGGTAGCACCAAACAAGAACTAAAAGGACTTGCTTTAAATAAATTTTTACTCGAAAAAACGGGCAAACACTGGGATTCTATTCCGATGCCCCATCTCAAAATCAAAGATTTGAATGTTCGTGCTTTTGATGATTTCAGAAAGCGTGCTACCAAATCTAAAAGAGTTGAAGATGATATTTTGAATGAATCAGATGAAACACTATTGATTCACTTAAATCTGATTGACGAAAATCAGCTCAAAAGAGCGGCATTATTGCTTTTTCATGAAAGGCCCGAACGCTATATTACGGGTGCGTATGTGAAAATTGGCTTCTTCGCTAATCCTGCTGAAATACTTTATCAAGACGAAGTACATGGTACACTTATGCAGCAAGTAGATAAAACAATGGATTTACTACTGAGCAAATACATGAGTGCCATGATTAGCTACGAAGGTATTTATAGGGTTGAAACTTATCCTTATCCCGAAAAAGCACTCCGTGAGGCAGTATTAAATGCCATTGCCCATAAAGATTATAGTAGCGGTAGCCCGATTCAAATCAAGGTTTTTCCTGATGCTTTATATATCTGGAATGATGGAGAATTACCTCCTAATTGGACACTCGAACGTTTCGTAAGTACACACACCTCAAAACCCCGAAATCCCGACGTTTCAAATACCTTTTTTAGAGCAGGTATGGTGGAATCATGGGGGCGTGGAATCTCCAGAATATTACAGGAATGTACACTTGCAGGTGTTCCACAACCTTATTTTGACCTCGAAATGGGTGGGGTTGATGTAAGGTTTTCGCCAAGAATAGCACAAAGCGTGTCGGAGAAAATGTCGGAAGAAACTACGGTGAAAACTACGGTGAAAAGTGGGTTGAAAAGTACGGTGAAGACCTTAGAGTTAATTAAAGAAAATCCATTGATAACAATACCTGAATTAGCTGTTGCTTTGAATAAATCAAAAAGTGCGATTGAAAAACAGATTGCCAAACTAAAAGAAAACCAACAGTTAGAGCGAATAGGGCCAGATAAAGGTGGGTATTGGCAAATAAAAAACTAA